A single Vanessa atalanta chromosome 25, ilVanAtal1.2, whole genome shotgun sequence DNA region contains:
- the LOC125073647 gene encoding uncharacterized protein LOC125073647 has translation MAHSTKAAPMTRDQTMILVQLVAASKIINCKATNATNNKLKEQAWQDLTNQYNSSVTSFPRTPSQLRLKWENLKKSARKRCATMKSSCNKTGGGKDYFPPDEVLDKVASLLGNTCQGFSVEFGGDATNTNNLNLSLVEEDVDVVLPLNNDGDGVCGGGVTQEEVLKETQILETSPPKIKNFFLNRASGSGSVAKRKLKLEEEKCKARINRDNALAEYLIVKKKKVELELEEKEIVIAKLKVELENAKIENLK, from the exons ATGGCTCAT TCAACAAAGGCAGCACCTATGACCAGAGATCAGACGATGATTTTAGTGCAGCTTGTGGCtgctagtaaaattattaattgtaaggCAACCAATGCGACAAACAATAAACTCAAGGAGCAAGCGTGGCAAGATTTGACAAATCAGTACAATTCTTCAGTCACAAGTTTTCCACGAACTCCTTCGCAGTTGCGTTTGAAGTGGGAAAATCTCAAGAAATCGGCTCGCAAACGCTGCGCAACTATGAAAAGTAGCTGTAATAAG ACTGGAGGTGGCAAGGATTATTTTCCACCAGATGAAGTCTTAGACAAAGTAGCTTCACTTTTGGGCAATACATGTCAAGGTTTCTCTGTGGAGTTTGGTGGAGATGCTACCAataccaataatttaaatttatctttggTCGAAGAAGATGTTGATGTTGTTCTACCTTTAAATAATGATGGTGATGGTGTTTGTGGTGGTGGTGTGACTCAGGAGGAGGTGCTTAAAGAAACACAGATTCTTGAGACATCTCCCCcaaaaatcaaaaacttttttttaaatagggctAGTGGAAGTGGTTCTGTAG caaaGCGAAAACTCAAACtagaagaagaaaaatgtaAGGCACGCATTAATAGAGATAATGCTTTAGCTGAATATCTAatagttaaaaagaaaaaagttgaaTTAGAACTAGAGGAAAAAGAAATCGTAATTGCTAAGCTTAAGGTGGAGTTAGAGAAcgcaaaaatagaaaatttaaaa